DNA sequence from the Littorina saxatilis isolate snail1 linkage group LG9, US_GU_Lsax_2.0, whole genome shotgun sequence genome:
ATGTTGTCAGCAACTTTAGAGAGTTACCGACCATGCTGGATATGTTGTCAGCAACTTTAGAGTGTTACCTACCATGCTGGATATGTTGTCAGCAACTTTAGAGAGTTACATACCATGCTGGATATGTTGTCAGCAACTTTAGAGAGTTACCTACCATGCTGGATATGTTGTCAGCAACTTTAGAGAGTTACCTACCATCCTGGATATGTTGTCAGCAACTTTAGAGAGTTACCTACCATGCTGGATATGTTGTCAGCAACTGTAGAGTGTTACATACCATGCTGGATATGTTGTCAGCAACTTTCTGGGCCACTTTGATGCGGTCTTCCTTTGTCAGTGGCACGAAACTTGTCCCTGCTTCAGCTGCTATTGCTTGTGCTGATATTGATGCTGATATTGATGCTGGTATTGATGCTTGTATTGATGCCGGTACCGCTTTTGCTGGTCGCTGCTGCTGCACCCTGGGACTGAGCCTTGCAAAATCCGCCTGCCCCGTTTCGGAGTTGTACTCAACTCCAGCTGCACAAATACAAAAggatatttcatttcatttcatttactcgTGAAATTCACACAGCGAAAGTGAAATGTCTACATCGGTCAGCTTGGTGATAAAAGCAGACTTCAGAATTctcttttgtagtgtgtgtcctgtctggtgtactctacagtccctgatgtagtgtgtgtcctgtctggtgtactctacagtccctgatgtagtgtgtgtcctgtctggtgtactctacagtccctgaTGTCAACAACACTGGAACGcccttttgtagtgtgtgtcctgtctggtgtactctacagtccctgaTGTCAACAACACTGGAACGcccttttgtagtgtgtgtcctgtctggtgtactctacagtccctgatgtagtgtgtgtcctgtctggtgtactctacagtccctgatgtagtgtgtgtcctgactggtgtactctacagtccctgatgtagtgtgtgtcctgtctggtgtactctacagtccctgatgtagtgtgtgtcctgtctggtgtactctacagtccctgTTGTAGAgtgtgtcctgtctggtgtactctacagtccctgatgtagtgtgtgtcctgtctggtgtactctacagtccctgatgtagtgtgtgtcctgtctggtgtactctacagtcccttttgtagtgtgtgtcctgtctggtgtactctacagtacctgatgtagtgtgtgtcctgtctggtgtactatacagtccctgatgtagtgtgtgtcctgtccggtgtactctacagtcccttttgtagtgtgtgtcctgtctggtgtactctacagtcccttttgtagtgtgtgtcctgtctggtgtactctacagtccctgatgtagtgtgtgtcctgtctggtgtactctacagtccctgatgtagtgtgtgtcctgtctggtgtactctacagtccctgatgtagtgtgtgtcctgtctggtgtactctacagtccctgatgtagtgtgtgtcctgtctggtgtactctacagtccctgatgtagtgtgtgtcctgtctggtgtactctacagtccctgatgtagtgtgtgtcctgtctggtgtactctacagtccctgatgtagtgtgtgtcctgtctggtgtactctacagtccctgatgtagtgtgtgtcctgtctggtgtactctacagtccctgatgtagtgtgtgtcctgtctggtgtactctacagtccccaatgtagtgtgtgtcctgtctggtgtactctacagtccctgatgtagtgtgtgtcctgtctggtgtactctacagtccctgatgtagtgcgtgtcctgtctggtgtactctacagtccctgatgtagtgtgtgtcctgtctggtgtactctacagtccctgaggcagtgtgtgtcctgtctggtgtactctacagtccctgatgtagtgtgtgtcctgtctggtgtactctacagtccctgatgtagtgtgtgtcctgtctggtgtactctacagtccctgatgtagtgtgtgtcctgtctggtgtactctacagtccctgatgtagtgtgtgtcctgtctggtgtactctacagtccctgatgtagtgtgtgtcctgtctggtgtactctacagtccctgatgtagtgtgtgtcctgtctggtgtactctacagtccctgatgtagtgtgtgtcctgtctggtgtactctacagtccctgatgtagtgtgtgtcctgtctggtgtactctacagtccctgatgtagtgtgtgtcctgactggtgtactctacagtccctgatgtagtgtgtgtcctgtctggtgtactctacagtccctgatgtagtgtgtgtcctgtctggtgtactctacagtccctgttgtagtgtgtgtcctgtctggtgtactctacagtccctgatgtagtgtgtgtcctgtctggtgtactctacagtccctgatgtagtgtgtgtcctgtctggtgtactctacagtcccttttgtagtgtgtgtcctgtctggtgtactctacagtacctgatgtagtgtgtgtcctgtctggtgtactatacagtccctgatgtagtgtgtgtcctgtccggtgtactctacagtcccttttgtagtgtgtgtcctgtctggtgtactctacagtcccttttgtagtgtgtgtcctgtctggtgtactctacagtccctgatgtagtgtgtgtcctgtctggtgtactctacagtccctgatgtagtgtgtgtcctgtctggtgtactctacagtccctgatgtagtgtgtgtcctgtctggtgtactctacagtccctgatgtagtgtgtgtcctgtctggtgtactctacagtccctgatgtagtgtgtgtcctgtctggtgtactctacagtccctgatgtagtgtgtgtcctgtctggtgtactctacagtccctgatgtagtgtgtgtcctgtctggtgtactctacagtccctgatgtagtgtgtgtcctgtctggtgtactctacagtccctgatgtagtgtgtgtcctgtctggtgtactctacagtccccaatgtagtgtgtgtcctgtctggtgtactctacagtccctgatgtagtgtgtgtcctgtctggtgtactctacagtccctgatgtagtgcgtgtcctgtctggtgtactctacagtccctgatgtagtgtgtgtcctgtctggtgtactctacagtccctgaggcagtgtgtgtcctgtctggtgtactctacagtccctgatgtagtgtgtgtcctgtctggtgtactctacagtccctgatgtagtgtgtgtcctgtctggtgtactctacagtccctgatgtagtgtgtgtcctgtctggtgtactctacagtccctgatgtagtgtgtgtcctgtctggtgtactctacagtccctgatgtagtgtgtgtcctgtctggtgtactctacagtccctgatgtagtgtgtgtcctgtctggtgtactctacagtccctgatgtagtgtgtgtcctgtctggtgtactctacagtccctgatgtagtgtgtgtcctgtctggtgtactctacagtccctgatgtagtgtgtgtcctgtctggtgtactctacagtccctgatgtagtgcgtgtcctgtctggtgtactctacagtccctgatgtagtgtgtgtcctgtctggtgtactctacagtccctgaggtagtgtgtgtcctgtctgatgtactctacagtccctgatgtagtgtgtgtcctgtctggtgtactctacagtccctgatgtagtgtgtgtcctgtctggtgtactctacagtccctgatgtagtgtgtgtcctgtctggtgtactctacagtccctgatgtagtgtgtgtcctgtctggtgtactctacagtccctgatgtagtgtgtgtcctgtctggtgtactctacagtccctgatgtagtgtgtgtcctgtctggtgtactctacagtccctgatgtagtgtgtgtcctgtctggtgtactctacagtccctgatgtagtgtgtgtcctgtctggtgtactctacagtccctgaTGTCAACAACACTGGCTGgaactcccattttaagaccccccttttcatttttctgatttttaattttattgATAACTcatgtaaatgtacctccatattaagactcccttattcttaagacttgattttctcagatgttttgttAGTCTTacaaagggggttccactgttcttgAACTCATGAGAAAATGAGCAGTGTCTCTTACAGTGATCCTTGTGTGGCTTGTCCTGCTGGCAGAATGGTGTGGTGGTGGTCAGTCTCTCGGCACCAAGCACAACCTGCAAGTACAAGTGAAACAAGCCGGGTGTCACCCCCTGTACCTGGTGTGAAATACACATCAACATCATCCTTTTTTCCTCAGCTTTGAGTTTGATCGGTTCAAACCAATACATGTACTAACAGACCAGCCTGGTCAGGTCTAtaacataagacataagacataagactttatttcaaccatgtgcagtacactagggacatgttttggccagagtacaatcaatcaatccatacacACCCTTCCAAATGCAAAATGCACGCTTgcaatctcagtcacacacacgctcacgcacgcccacatacattccccacacaaaacccccaacagcacacacgcacaagcatgcTGGTGTCTTTCAGTTCAGAACAATACATGCACTAACAGACCAGTCTGGTCAGGTCTATCTTTCAGttcgctttcgttgggtaggcatgctgggtattttcgtgtttccataacccatcgaactctgacatggattacaggatctttttcgtatgcacttggtcttgtgcttgcgtgtacacacgaagggggttaagtcactagcaggtctgcacataagttgacctgggagatcggaaaaaactccactcttaacccaccaggcggcagcgaccgggattcgaactcacgacctcccgattaggaggccgacgtcataccaccacgccactgcgcccgtcgttctTCCTAAAGCAAGAACATGATCCTCCCTGTCCAGGCCCCCTCTATGTTGATTATATGGGGGGAGCCCTGAGGAATATGCTGTTATTGGATATTTTCAACCGGTGGGCATTATtccagatacagtggaacccccattttaacctCCAAAAaagctgagaaaatcaggtcttaacaagaagggcaaagcccatacgactcacatgctttacacatttttcctaccaaaatacatgtgaccttgacccaaggtcaaggtcatccaaggtcatgcaacacaaagctgttaattcaagacataggaagtacaatggtgcttattggctctttctaccatgagatatggtcacttttagtggttcactaccttattttggtcacatttcataagggtcaaagtgaccttgaccttgatcatatgtgaccaaatgtgtctcatgatgaaagcataacatgtgccccacataatttttaagtttgaaacagttatcttccatagttcagggtcaaggtcacttcaaaatatgtatacaatccaactttgaagagctcctgtgaccttgaccttgaagcaaggtaaaccaaactggtatcaaaagatggggcttactttgccctatatatcatatataggtgaggtattgaatctcaaaaacttcagagaaaatgtgaaaaatgtgaaaaatagctgttttttaggcaacatttatggcccctgcgaccttgaccttgaagcaaggtcaagatgctatgtatgttttttggggccttgtcatcatacaccatcttgccaaatttggtactgatagactgaatagtgtccaagaaatatccaacgttaaagttttccggacggacggacgtccggacggacggacggacgactcgggtgagtacatagactcacttttgcttcgcatgtgagtcaaaaatgagggAGCCTTAAAAATTGGGGTAAGTTTACAGGGGTTCGACTGTTTCAGCCAGTTAATACGATGAGAAATGATTAGAGGCAGGCTCCTAGAGCGTTGGTGAGGGTATGAGTGAGAACCTCCCTGGCCAAGTCTGCATCGTCTTGTGATGGCTTTGCAGCCAGACATGGTGACATACGTTTTGACTGTGTTCAGAATTGTAAGGTGTTTACAAAAAAACGACGAGAGGCtatttctattttctatttctAACCATTCATGACAGTCGTACACGTGCAGACAAAAGCAATTGTATGATGGCATAAAGAAGGGTTGTCATCATTGATTTCACATGACAGACACACAGCATAGAAGGGCCTGTGACAAAAAGTAcactgaacccccccccctgttaagacccccaaCGTTTAagtctccctccctttcaagactttTCTTTCATAACCGCTGGAAGTTTACCCCATTtcaaagactccctccttttcagaGGTACTGAAgcagaggttccactgtacctgctGTTGAGGCTGGTGTGGGGTACTGGTAGTGGTGAGATGTGCATAGCCCACTGGCGGGTCACACGCTGTTTGAGGCTGGTGTGTGGTACTGGTAGTGGTGAGATGTGCATAGCCCACTGGCGGGTCACACGCTGTTTGAGGCTGGTGTGGGGTACTGGTAGTGGTGAGATGTGCATAGCCCACTGGCTGGTCACACGCTGTTTGAGGCTGGTGTCGGGTACTGGTAGTGGTGAGATGTGCATAGCCCACTGGCTGGTCACACGCTGTTTGCCCACTCCTGGCTACAGCATGGggtgtggaagtggtgagatgTGCATAGCCCACTGGCGGGTCACACGCTGTTTGAGGCTGGTGTGGGGTACTGGTAGTGGTGAGATGTGCATAGCCCACTGGCGGGTCACACGCTGTTTGAGGCTGGTGTCGGGTACTGGTAGTGGTGAGATGTGCATAGCCCACTGGCTGGTCACACGCTGTTTGCCCACTCCTGGCTACAGCATGGGGTGTGGTAGTGGTGAGATGTGCATAGCCCACTGGCGGGTCACACGCTGTTTGAGGCTGGTGTGGGGTACTGGTAGTGGTGAGATGTGCATAGCCCACTGGCGGGTCACACGCTGTTTGAGGCTGGTGTGGGGTACTGGTAGTGGTGAGATGTGCATAGCCCACTGGCTGGTCACACGCTGTTTGCCCACTCCTGGCAACAGCATGGGGTGTGGTAGTGGTGAGATGTGCATAGCCCACTGGCGGGTCACACGCTGTTTGCCCACTCCTGGCTACAGCATGGGGTGTGGTAGTGGTGAGATGTGCATAGCCCACTGGCGGGTCACACGTTGTTTGCACACTCCTGGCTACAGCATGCGGTGTGGTAGTGGTGAGATGTGCATAGCCCACTGGCGGGTCACACGCTGTTTGCCCACTCCTGGCTACAGCAtggggtgtggtggtggtgagaCAAGGGTCCTGAAGAATTTGCCCAATAGGTGTAGTGGTGGTGAGACCAATTTGTCCAACAGGTTGCTGTGGAGGTCTGGGCTCAACGTGGACGCGAGATACATGTTGTAATCTGTTCTCCTGGCGGTTGTCATGGCGACGCTGTGCGGCAATCACTCGCTGTTCTTCTCGTTGCAGCTCTCTgactttttttggtttttttcgaCTACCGGCCACTTGTTCGGCAAACATTGTACACACATTACAGTCATTGTTAGTACTTACATCACTCTGAGTCGTACCCTTGCGAGATGCCAGCAGGTCGAACAGACGTTTTTTGACGACACGGCTTGCGGTTTTTGTTTCAGGTGTTGAAGAACACTGTGGCTGAAAGGTTTCAACAATAGAATTGCTTGTACAGGCATCAATACTGTCAACACATGTGCCTTTTCTTTGCGGGCTAGCAGCTTTTTCACTGGCTTTTCTTGGTTTCTTACGACTACCAGCCATTTGTTCGGCAAACGTTCTACACACACTACAGTCAGCTACTTCCACTTTGGAGTTGTATTGTGTCCACAACACCTTTGTTTTTTCAAGGTTATTATTCATTGCTTTTGACACACCTTGAGTTGGAATGTTAGTTTTTTTTAGTTGGCTGAGACGAGCAAAGCATGATGTACATAGTGTACTTGAGAAAGTGGTGCCATTGGCTTCTTCAGAAACGTGAATACCGTGAAACTGAAACAACACTGATGCGTAGCTTTTGCAATGCCTAATGGTATGATTTTTGTCCTTCGCTGTCTTTGATCTTCTGCCACACGTTCTGCACATAGCATTTAGCCTAAATATGTGGAGATCTTCCGTATGTTGCACTGCCGCCATTCTTAACTGAGACACCTTAAATCAATAAATAGAGTGACTacaaattaaaagaaaatgacacaaataaacaagcaaaaccatgtac
Encoded proteins:
- the LOC138976753 gene encoding uncharacterized protein translates to MAAVQHTEDLHIFRLNAMCRTCGRRSKTAKDKNHTIRHCKSYASVLFQFHGIHVSEEANGTTFSSTLCTSCFARLSQLKKTNIPTQGVSKAMNNNLEKTKVLWTQYNSKVEVADCSVCRTFAEQMAGSRKKPRKASEKAASPQRKGTCVDSIDACTSNSIVETFQPQCSSTPETKTASRVVKKRLFDLLASRKGTTQSDVSTNNDCNVCTMFAEQVAGSRKKPKKVRELQREEQRVIAAQRRHDNRQENRLQHVSRVHVEPRPPQQPVGQIGLTTTTPIGQILQDPCLTTTTPHAVARSGQTACDPPVGYAHLTTTTPHAVARSVQTTCDPPVGYAHLTTTTPHAVARSGQTACDPPVGYAHLTTTTPHAVARSGQTACDQPVGYAHLTTTSTPHQPQTACDPPVGYAHLTTTSTPHQPQTACDPPVGYAHLTTTTPHAVARSGQTACDQPVGYAHLTTTSTRHQPQTACDPPVGYAHLTTTSTPHQPQTACDPPVGYAHLTTSTPHAVARSGQTACDQPVGYAHLTTTSTRHQPQTACDQPVGYAHLTTTSTPHQPQTACDPPVGYAHLTTTSTTHQPQTACDPPVGYAHLTTTSTPHQPQQQVVLGAERLTTTTPFCQQDKPHKDHSGVEYNSETGQADFARLSPRVQQQRPAKAVPASIQASIPASISASISAQAIAAEAGTSFVPLTKEDRIKVAQKVADNISSMVRLVWQTGGHLTFELAMEGQVWRGDSKPTLPGPQEEGRCLPADNRNRTIRTLLETISVNTEQPGTVNTLNSEQPRTVNTCNSEQPRTVITCNSEQTQTVNNFNSEQPRTVSALNSERPRTVYIFNSEQSGNAGSDNSMEEGDTAVVPDVKIEIDVAEETPLCWHITEPHPYMPAREGVVTENTATMPTVQTLEAAVRSHRDTWLKQEIQTPETQTAVSTHRDTWLKQVIQTPATQTAVSTHSDTWLKQEIQTPETQTAVSTHSDTWLKQVIQTPATQTAVSTHSDTWLKQEIQTPETQTAVSTHRDTWLKQEIQTPETQTAVSTHSDTWLKQEIQTPETQTAVSTYTHSDTWLKHEIQTPETQTAVSTHTHSDTWLKHEIQTPETQTAVSTHSDTWLKQEVL